The following proteins are co-located in the Shouchella hunanensis genome:
- a CDS encoding alpha-glucosidase/alpha-galactosidase, which produces MSFKVTFIGAGSIGFTRMLLRDLLSVPEFKQVRISFTDINAENLEMVTALCQRDLKENGFNTEIQATLNRKEALKDARYIFSVVRIGGLEAFEQDISIPLNYGIDQCVGDTLSAGGIMYGQRGIQEMLAICKDIREVAEPNCLLLNHANPMAMLTWVCQTYGEVNTVGLCHGVQGGHRQIATVFGLDKKEVDIVCAGINHQTWYIQIKHNGNELTPMLLDAFEQHPEYSKTEKVRIDMLKRFGYYSTESNGHLSEYVPWYRKRSDEIMDWIDLGTWINGETGGYLRVCSEGRNWFKEDFPNWMQDPVLIYCNENRSEEHGSYIIEALETGRVYRGHFNRVNNGTITNLPKDCVIEAPGYVDRNGLTMTFIGDLPLGCAAVCNASIQVQRLAIMAAVTGDDQLLRQAFMMDPLTGAVCTPPEIWQLVDDLLIAQEEWLPQYEKSIEKAKQRQSTEPRLVTKKSSGAARLKQKTIEELKENRAEAIKNAQAADKANDRAARST; this is translated from the coding sequence ATGTCATTTAAAGTCACCTTTATTGGAGCAGGAAGCATTGGCTTTACAAGAATGTTACTACGAGATTTACTATCTGTCCCTGAATTTAAGCAAGTTAGAATTTCGTTCACAGACATCAATGCTGAGAATCTAGAGATGGTAACGGCTCTTTGTCAACGAGATCTAAAAGAAAATGGCTTTAACACCGAGATACAAGCAACACTTAATCGTAAAGAAGCACTTAAAGATGCACGCTATATTTTTTCGGTTGTTCGAATTGGTGGATTGGAGGCATTTGAACAAGATATCTCGATTCCTTTGAATTATGGTATTGATCAATGTGTTGGAGATACCTTAAGCGCAGGCGGCATTATGTATGGTCAAAGGGGCATTCAGGAAATGCTGGCAATTTGCAAAGATATTCGCGAAGTAGCCGAACCAAACTGCTTATTACTAAATCATGCCAATCCTATGGCAATGTTAACATGGGTGTGTCAGACGTACGGAGAAGTAAATACGGTAGGCCTCTGTCACGGCGTGCAAGGTGGCCATAGACAAATTGCAACTGTTTTTGGACTAGACAAAAAAGAGGTGGATATAGTCTGTGCGGGTATTAACCACCAAACTTGGTACATTCAAATAAAACATAACGGAAATGAGTTAACACCGATGCTACTTGATGCATTTGAACAACATCCTGAATACAGTAAGACAGAAAAAGTAAGAATCGACATGCTCAAACGCTTTGGGTATTACAGTACGGAATCGAATGGTCATCTAAGTGAATATGTACCGTGGTATCGTAAGCGCTCTGATGAAATAATGGATTGGATTGATTTAGGGACATGGATTAATGGCGAAACAGGCGGGTATTTACGTGTATGCTCAGAAGGTCGGAATTGGTTTAAAGAAGACTTCCCAAATTGGATGCAGGATCCAGTTCTTATCTATTGCAATGAAAATCGTAGTGAAGAACATGGTTCATATATTATTGAAGCCCTTGAAACAGGGCGTGTCTATCGTGGCCATTTTAATCGTGTCAACAATGGGACGATTACCAATCTACCAAAAGATTGTGTCATTGAAGCACCTGGTTATGTAGATCGAAATGGATTGACTATGACGTTCATTGGAGATTTGCCCCTTGGTTGTGCGGCCGTCTGCAACGCGAGCATCCAGGTTCAGCGGCTAGCAATCATGGCAGCTGTAACCGGAGATGACCAGCTATTGCGCCAAGCTTTTATGATGGATCCGTTAACGGGTGCCGTCTGTACACCACCTGAAATTTGGCAGCTGGTAGATGATCTATTAATTGCGCAAGAAGAATGGCTTCCTCAATATGAAAAAAGTATTGAAAAAGCAAAGCAAAGACAGTCAACTGAGCCTAGGCTAGTGACAAAAAAATCATCAGGAGCAGCAAGATTAAAGCAAAAAACGATTGAAGAGCTAAAGGAAAATCGTGCAGAAGCAATAAAAAACGCACAAGCAGCTGACAAAGCGAATGATCGAGCCGCGCGTTCCACTTGA
- a CDS encoding STAS domain-containing protein: protein MPTDGLYSYIKSKTDELTEEWYKSLDKSQDGVYSTSDPRQIELLKDQNRAFHTLFTELFNPTKNGIHDEEFLKWIESIANDRAHQRTPFNNILSEFFRTQQQYMDLILSYAESVKQESISLKDVYRWNEIVVQGVNEVILEFSRQNKKQSDYQLNAQKQMIDELSSPIIQLAPKTALLPLVGEIDTHRAKVMFDHTLQHCSEQYIHTLFIDLSGVPVIDTMVAQQIFQLIKGLKLIGVQTSLSGLRPEIAQTAVQLGISFSDVTIHSTLAQALERKQLIF from the coding sequence TTGCCAACAGATGGACTGTATTCATATATAAAATCAAAAACAGACGAGCTGACAGAAGAATGGTACAAGTCTTTGGACAAATCACAAGACGGTGTGTATAGTACTTCCGATCCTCGTCAAATTGAATTGCTCAAAGACCAAAATCGTGCTTTCCACACTCTTTTTACTGAATTATTTAACCCGACTAAGAATGGAATTCACGATGAAGAATTTTTAAAATGGATTGAATCAATTGCGAATGATCGTGCTCATCAACGAACACCCTTCAACAATATTTTGAGCGAGTTTTTTAGAACACAGCAACAGTATATGGATCTTATATTATCTTATGCCGAATCGGTTAAACAAGAATCTATTTCTCTTAAGGATGTTTATCGTTGGAACGAAATTGTCGTTCAAGGAGTTAACGAAGTCATTTTAGAGTTTTCTAGGCAAAATAAAAAGCAATCAGACTATCAATTAAATGCACAAAAACAAATGATTGATGAGTTAAGTTCACCAATTATTCAACTGGCTCCAAAAACAGCTCTATTGCCACTTGTAGGTGAGATTGATACCCACCGTGCAAAAGTAATGTTTGATCATACACTCCAACATTGCTCGGAGCAATATATTCATACACTATTCATTGATTTATCAGGTGTGCCCGTTATTGATACGATGGTGGCACAACAAATATTCCAGCTTATTAAAGGGTTAAAGCTTATTGGTGTTCAAACCTCTTTATCTGGGTTACGTCCAGAAATTGCTCAAACAGCTGTACAGCTTGGTATTTCTTTCTCTGACGTTACCATTCATTCTACTTTGGCTCAGGCTCTTGAACGCAAACAACTGATTTTCTAA